The Vespula vulgaris chromosome 22, iyVesVulg1.1, whole genome shotgun sequence genome window below encodes:
- the LOC127071661 gene encoding flexible cuticle protein 12-like, whose protein sequence is MKLIIAFSALLAVALARPQHQEDVVVVKETPSDNIGVGGYNYGYELSNGQHHEESAELTNAGTENEALAVRGSFGWVDPVTNQRYTVSYVADENGFHPVGEHLPSA, encoded by the coding sequence ATCATCGCTTTCTCCGCTCTTTTGGCTGTTGCCCTCGCTCGTCCGCAACATCAAGAGGATGTGGTAGTCGTGAAGGAGACACCGTCCGACAACATCGGTGTTGGTGGCTACAACTATGGCTACGAACTCTCGAACGGTCAACACCATGAGGAATCAGCCGAATTAACGAATGCTGGCACCGAAAACGAGGCTCTTGCCGTTAGGGGTAGCTTCGGTTGGGTCGACCCGGTTACCAATCAACGATACACCGTCAGCTACGTTGCCGATGAGAATGGTTTCCATCCAGTGGGTGAACATCTTCCATCGGCctga